The genomic stretch AGAAGCAATGGATCAAATTCCAATATATACAGGTGATATTGCAATAATTCTTAAAGAAAGATTCTTTTCTTGGGATTATTTAGGAGTTTATGATTTTATAGATTTTATTGCGTCTCATAAAGATCCATCAATTAACTATGAAGGATTTTCTGATTCCATTAATTTTATTTTAAAAAGAGAACTTTCAGGATATAGAATTGTAAGTGGTTCTTTAGCTCCTATTACAGACGAGTTAGAAATTAGTGAAATAGAGAAAGCGGTTTCTAATGCAGGTAGTTTAAATTTGATTGGAGTAAAAACGCACTTATCAGAAGCGTTGAAGAAATTGTCAGATAAAAAAGTTCCAGATTATAGGAATTCAGTAAAGGAATCAATTTCTGCTGTTGAATCAATTTGCCAAATCATTACAGGTGATCCAAAGGCAGAACTTGGAAAAGCTCTAAAATTAATAAGTAAAAAATTACCTATTCATGGTGCATTAGAGCAAGGCTTTATTAAAATATATGGCTATTCAAGCGATGCTGATGGTATTAGGCATGCGTTACTTGAAGAATCAACCTTGGATCAAGAAGATGCGCTCTATATGCTCATATCTTGTAGTTCATTTATAAATTACTTGATAATCAAGTGTAATAAACAGGGTATTCAATTAAGTACTGTTAGTTAGAAATTACTATTGTTTGTATAGTTAAATAATTAATTCAAATGAATGAAGTTAAAAAAATTAAAATTTTTATTTCTTGTCCAAGAGATATTGTAAGTGAGCTTGATTCAATTGAGCTAGTTGTTAATGATTTAAATAAAACAATAGGTAGGCATCAATCATATGTGCTGGAAATGCTTAATTGGAAAACAGATACCTATTGTCAAATAGGTGTTGATCCACAGGATGTTATTAATAATCAGATGGATGATCGTTATGATATTCTTATTGGGATTATGTGGTTAAGGCTTGGAACTCCTACAAAGAGGGATAAGTCGGGTACTGTTGAAGAAATAAATAGAGCAATAAGGAGTAAAGAGAAAGAACAACTAATTTATTTTAAAACGGAGCCTCCTTTAGACCTTACCAAGATAAATCCAGAAGAACTTCAAAAAATAAATTCCTTTAAAAAGGATTTAAGCGATAGGGGAGTTTTGTTTCATGAATTTAATTCAGCGAAAAATTTTGAGTCTTTGTTTAGGATGCAACTTGCAAATCTGATTTTTGATAAGTTGTTGTCAAAACAAAATAATCTCAATGTTTCTGTAGTTGTAAATGATGCTGAAGTAGATAAGTATTCACATATATCAAGTTTAATAGAAGAGGTTGATAATTTTGATGAAAAAGTTTTAGAATTGGATGTTTTTTCTTCTGTAGATATTGCATGCTCTCACTTAAATTTGGTAACTAACTCCCTTAATGTTATAACAGAAGCAATGACTGATTGGACAGAGTTATTAAATAAAAGAACTATAGAATTGACTAAAATAAATTATATTAAGGATCAGAGGCTGAGAGTTTCGAGGCAAGAGACTTTTTTTAATTTATTAGCAAATGAATTAACTAATTTCTCTACGCGAATTTCAAACGAAATCCCATGTTTTTCGAACAATTTCAGAATGGTTGGTTCATCTTTTTTCAACGTTATCCTTATTGCTAGGAAATATAATTTTGAGGATCTTGAGTCTATGCTAGAATTGGCACATAGTTTAAAGCTAGGTTCAGAAGCATCTTTGGAAAGCTTAGCTGTCTTTTTAAAATCTATGATAGATTTACCTCCCGCAAATTTTAAATTTAATAAAGCGAAGAGAGAAGCAGAGGTAATTATTAAAAATCTGACTAAAGAAACCTTGGAAGGCTTAAAACTCTTAAATGAGTCTTTAGTAAATTCGGGGGGTATTATCTAAGGTAAGTATAATCTAAACTCTAGGGAGTGTCAGCTAAACTCTTCCCTTCCCTTCTCTTGGGGTGGCCAATGGGAAGGGAGCTAATTAATCCCCTGTATTGATGTCCAGCTTCAGCTATGAAATCATAATGGTTGTCCTCTCATTCAGATGAGTCTTCAATGGACTAAGGAATAATAAACCGCCATAGAAAGCGAGAGAATAGGACGATTACCTCTTAGCGTTACCTGAAAAACCACCATAAAGTAGCGATAATAGATAAATTGGTATTAATTTAACGAAATATGGAACAGACAGAAAATACTGAAAATTTATTTGATTGGATTCAACTTGCAGACACAATTAAGTGGCCCGTCTTAATTATAGTTGGACTTCTAATTTTTCGAAAACCAATTTTTGATTTAATTAATCGAATTACCAAAGTCGGATATGGTAATAAATCTATTGAAGCAAAACAACAAATAACTGCTAGTGAAAAAAAATCTGAAGAAATTTCTCATATCGACAGACTAGTTGGACTTTTTAGACCAGAAACTATTGAAATGTTTAGAGAAGCTGTAGCAAAAGAAACAGAAGTTAGTAAACTAAAAACGCCAGATGAACAAATTGAGCGATTAACTAACTACAGTTGTTTGATGTACATAATGAGACATTTTGATATTGTTTATAACAACATTTTTGGCTCTCAAATAAGAATTTTAGAATATGTTAATTCACATTCACGAGAGACGCAAAGGTCAATAGAGTTCTTCTATGAAAATGCGAAAAAAAGCCATCCGAAATTCTATGAAAATTACTCATACGAAGAATACCTGAATTTTCTTTTTGATTTTAACTTATTAAGAGAAGATGGTGGGATACTGGCTATTACAATTCTGGGAGTCGACTTCTTAAAATATTTGACAGAATCAAACAAAGATGTAAATAAATGGTATTAAAGTTTCAAAACCGCTAGCAATTCGGATGGGAGTGCTAGCTAAACTCCTCTGTCCTTCTCTTTGGGAATCTGTTCCGTTTGTCAAACCATCCCCTTCCCCTCCTCAGTAATCACATACCTCTGCTTCGGACTATTTTGATTTTCTGAATTGGTCATTTCCCGCCAACCAGCTTAGGGTAACTACTGTCTTTATTATGGCGTTAATTAAGCTTCTAACTAGTTAGTTTTATTAAAATCAATCTTATAGTCAAGATTAAGAATTTCCATAGGATGTACACCGTAAGCTTTTGCCAATTCAATTATAGTAGTGAAACGTATATCGACTCCATTTTCATATTTTTTAATATCAGCATGATCGAGATCGCACCTTTGAGCCAATTGCCTGTAACTCAGTTTGCTCTTGATTTTTAACTCCTTCAATTTTCCGCCTAGTTGGATGATTAGTTGATCCTTTTCTTCTAATTCCATTGCATATTTAGTTTATAGAATGGAAATTCTTTGAAAAGTCTGTAAAAAGTGTTGGTGAAATAACCAACATGTTAAGATTATTCCTATATTTAGGGTAGGTTTTCAAATGAGGAAACCTAATATTTGTGGAACATCTGATTCCATAGTATTCGCACTTGAGTCTCGAAACTGAAAACGGCCAATTTTCAAAAATAGAAATGAGACAAAGGTGAGAATGCTCACGCCATTGGCGTGGGCTACTCGCTTGCTCATTTCTAAGGTGCTTGGCCGTACCTCAGTTTCTGCAAGAAGGAGAGCCCACCCCAATGGCTTTTTTTCTTGGGGACTATCGTTATAACCCAAGTATCATGAACCAGATGGTGATTTTTTCTGGATTACATAGCTTCCCGGGATCAGTATTCTGGAAGATAGATTTGTCTGCGCTTTTTTACGTGGGGTCACATTGCTCATTACCTATTCCGATTCCTATCGGAACCTATTACATTCTTTCAGAGGTTCACGGCATCGCCGCGGTAGATCGCCTGTATCCCCTGAAGCCCAAGAATCCGATCTGAAGGATTCGACTTTTATCGCCGATTAAGGGGAGGTGCACATCCCTGAGCAGATCGGTTACTACACACTCACGTCAGCAAGCTCACAGTAGCTGGTAGAGCTGACACCATTTCTTATTCATTTATTGCTGGTTGGTCGGATAGACTGAGGTTGAATTACTATGTCTTGTGAGAAGTAGCAAGTAGCTAGTATCAAGTAGCAAGAGGGTAGAAGAGCCAAGAGTCAAGAAGCTAGAGTCAAGAGTCATGAATCAAGCGTTCGTGATAGTGCTTTCAGCTTTAAGCTTTCTGACTTTCCCTGCGACTGAGATTGCTTCGTCCTTCGTCCTCGCAATGACGGTACACACTTCCGTCTTCGGTCTCCCGTCTCCGGTCTTTGGTCGGTGAGCCCCGTCGAACCGCCAGCTTAAAACAAAAAGCACATGAAATGCCTGAAGCAGGATAGCTATGTCTAATTCTATCTCAGTTGAAGGCATTCCATGAGGCCATTAAAAAACAATTATAAATCTCATGAAAAAATTAATACTCATCTGCTTAGTGGTCCCGATAGCCATCGGGATTCCCACAAGCACACTCCCAGCACAAGTTGCTGATTCACCCGGGGCGGATTTTCTTCATAGGTCTATGCCCCAGCTCTCCCCTGAACAAGGAGGCACCCATCGGGGCGGGGATGCCCGTCCCGATACTTTGCCGGAGAAAAATGGTTTGGTTGATCACTCCGGCACTCAAGGGCAGGAGGGCGGAGGCTCTTCTGCTTCGAAGGGGGACAGTGCTAATGTAGCCGCTAATGTGGAAACACCCTCCGAGACGTTGTCCATCGAAGGGGACAGCACTGCTTCAAAAAAGACAGTATTCTATCTTGAACTCCCCGCAGAACTAGCTGCGGATACACTCTGGCTTACCTATTGGGAACAATTTCTGGAGGACAATAAAGAGCTGACTCCCGGAACTACCATTCCGCTAATAGGGTACCGCGGGGATTTTTTCCAAGGTAATATGGGATACAAGGCTTATGCATGGTCTCCTGACAGTACATCCAAACCCATTTTCTTCAAAATTAGAAACAACAGGAAATGGCTGTTCAATACCTATACTATTCTCCAAGGAGACCAGATAAGGGTAAGAAAAGAACTGTCCACCGGACAGACATATTTCCTCGGGTCTTCTGCTGACTTCTTTCGCACCCAAGATCTTATCTCCAGTCTGGCAGAGACCCAGAAATTAAAGGCCCATCCCCTGATGATTTCCAATAATCCATCAAGATTGATATCTGATTCCGCTACGAATAGGAGTTATCAGCAAGCGTCAAAGCTACCTGAGGCACTCTATCCTGCGATGGTATTTGAAGCACCCGGATTAGACGATGTTTCCTTGGTGGACTCTATCTTGGCGATTCCCCTCTCTGAAAGTGACGTGATACGGATGCTGGCACAGATCCCACCTATGGATGCGGAAAAACAGGCATGGATAGCGCAACGCGCCTGGGGGGAAGCACTTTCGCTAAGCCTCTCCCGACTCACCTTAGGAAAAGAATATTTGAAGGAGCCTGACTATCGCAGGCAGTATGAACTATGGAGGTCAGGTATTCCTGTTCTTCCCATTGGCCAAAGTATAGAGCCACTCTACCTCCAGGCCAACTATGAGCTAGCCCTTCTGGATGCTTTTGTCTCTGGCAAGTCACTGGCACAGGCAGTAGAATCCTATCCTGTAAGCCTTAAAGACCATATTGTTGGAAGGTATCTCGTCAATTCATTTAGAAGAAATGAAGGAGGCCAGGCATCCAGTTTACAGACAGGCCTGGATCTGATCAAAACTCCGTGGATAAGGGAAAAGTTGCTTAGCATCCAAGCTGCCTTTCTTCCCGGGGCTCCTTTTAATCCTGGAAGTTTAACTGACCTCCATGACCAACCCTTCCAATTGCAGCAGTTTGAAGGTAAATCCCTACTCATATCCTTTTGGATAAGCGGTTGCAAATTCTGTATGAAATACTATCAAAATACGCTCAAAGAAGTCTATGAGCAGTTTGCAGACAGGGAGGACTTGGTGTTCATTTCGGTGAATGCCGATCCCAACACTGACTACTGGAAGAATAATCTCGCCAGCGGAAATTATGCCCATCCTGATATGGTCAACCTTCACCAAGATGCAGGCACAGGGCTGTTGAAAGAGTATGGAATTTCCTCATTCCCCCAAAAACTTCTTATCGGTGATGATTTCCGCATTTTCCTGTTGACCAATACCCAATACTCAACGGGACAACTCTCCCAACTCTTGGAGACAATGACAGGAAAAGACGCACCTCATTCGGTATCTAAACTCAATTAAACATGGACAAAAAACTACAGATTCTGATTCTTATCCTGGTTTGGAGCTTGTCTGCTTCTGCTCAGGAAGCGCTTTTTCCGTTGAAAGGGAAAATTATATCCAAGGAGGATAAGTCGCCCTTGCCGGGAGCCTTGGTAACACTAGATGATAAAAAGCAAATCATAATTGCTGATGAATCAGGCCAATTTTCACTGGAAACCATTGAAGGGACTCATAGTATTGAGGTTACTTATCTTGGAATGGTTACTTTCATTACTTCGGTCACCTTCCCCATACAGGATGAATTGATTGTGGAATTGGAGCCGGATCTGACTGCACTTCAGGAAGTGACAGTCATGTCCACAGGTTACCAGGATGTCCCCGCAGAAAGGGTCACGGGCTCCTTTTCGACCTTAAACAAGGAGCTTATCAATCGTAGGGTAAGTACCAATCTGATCGACCGGTTGGAAGATGTCACTCCCGGGGTTGCATTTAACCGTGGACCTCATACAGGGAGGGACCAACTTTCTATCCGCGGAAGATCCACCTTGTTTGCCGAAACCCAGCCGCTCATTGTGGTGGACAATTTTCCTTATGATGGACCTTTAGAGTCAATCAATCCGAACGATATTGAGCAGATCACTGTCCTTAAAGATGCAGCGGCCGCTTCCATCTGGGGAGCCAGGGCAGGAAACGGAGTAATTGTGATTACCACAAAGAATGGGGTGAAATCCTCAGCACCCAAAGTCACTCTCAATTCCAACGTTAACAGTTTTCAGGAAAGAGATTTAGACTACGTCCCTCAGATGAACATGGGAGATTTTGTAGAGATCCAACGCCAGCTGTTTCAGTCTGGATTTTATAATTCCCAAGAACTAAACCCAAGCAAAAACGCACTTCCCGAAGTGGTGGAAATTTTAATAGCCCAGCGTGAAGGTAGTCTTACTCCAAATGAGGCGGAATCTTTGCTGGAAACACTCAAAGTCCAGGATATCAGGACTGACCTGCGTAGATATTATTATCGTCCGGCATTGAACCAGCAACACTCACTTGCGGTCTCGGGAGGCAGTAATTCGCATACTTATCAGTTCGGTTTGGGGTATGACCGTAATCTTCAGGGGACAGAAGGCAACCGTGATGAGCGTTGGACCCTTCAATCAAAGCAGCAATGGTCATTTTTAAAAGACCGCCTGCAATGGTCTTTAGGACTTTATCTAAGTAAGGCGGCTGATATAGCACAAACAAAAGTGCCTCAATCCAATCCTTATACGCGCTTGGCCGATGATACCGGGGAGCCTGTTCCTATTTATTCAAACCTCTCCAGTAGGTATCTCTCTTCTCTGGATAATCCCGGACTGTTGGATTGGTATAATGTGCCTCTAAGTGAAATCGGCACATTGGATTATCGGAATGATCGGCTGGATGCCAGATTTCAGACTGGCCTTAAACTTAAAATAGTGAATGGGCTACACGTTGAAACATCCTACCAGTATTGGATAAATAAGGGAAGGAACAGGGAGAGAAATCCGGTGGAAACCTATTTTTCAAGGGATTTGATCAACAGGTTTAGTCAACTCGATGAAGACGGTGTCCTTTCAAAACCTATCCCTGAAGGCGACATACTTGATATGTCTGAAACAGTTGCCTATTCGCACACGCTCAGGGGAATGGTGAGCTATGTAAAATATTGGAATACGGATCACCGGCTTAGCCTTTTGGCGGGAACGGAAGTCAGAGACCTGAAGTCTGAATCCAATGGGATGCGCTACTATGGATACAATGACCTGTTGGGAACGAGTGCGGCAGTGGATTACCTAAACCGGTATCCCATGTTCTATAATCCGTCAGTCAATACAACGATAGACCATGGTAATTTCCATAGGGGGTTGACCGATAGGTTCATTTCTTTTTATGGAAATGCCGGATATACCTACAAGAGAAAGTGGGATGTCACAGCCAGTGTACGAAAAGACCAATCTAATTTTTTTGGAGTTGACGCAAATAGGAGGGGTGTGCCTCTGTGGTCTACAGGTCTGGGATGGATTCTGAGCGAAGAATCTTTTGCCTCCTTCCTAAATGGGGCATACTTCAAATGGAAAGGCAGTTATGGATACAGTGGCAACCTGGACAAGAGCCTTTCGGGAAGAATGACCGCAAGTTATTTCAATCAACCCTCTAACCGGTATGTGCCTAACATTCCAGGGGCTCAAATTGTAAACCCTCCAAACCCAAACCTGAGATGGGAGAAGGTTGGTATTTTCAATACGGGTTTTGAGTTTGAGTCTAAGTCAGGAAAGATTTCTGCCGGGGTAGAATATTTCTCCAAAAGAGGAACGGATTTGATCGGCGAATTTGAAGTTGCACCTTCATTAGGTTTTTTCCGGATCCAGGGCAACTATGCCGAAACGCTCACCAAAGGCCTGGATATGGTATTTAGTGGAGATTGGTTGAAGGGTGATTTGCAGTGGAGGTCCGATTTGTTTTATTCCAAAGTAAAAGATCAGGTGGAACGGGTTGATGTGACCCAAACTGCCGGGAATCTCATTAATTCCTTTTACAATGCCACTCCGATACCTGTAGAAGGCAAGCCCCTTTTCGCAGTCTATTCCTACGATTGGGCCGGTCTCAATCCAGATAATGGAAATCCAATGGGGGTCGTTGATGGGGAGCCTTCTGAAAATTACATTTCTATCTTGAATACAGCCACGCCTGAATCCCTCCAATATCATGGTCCTTCCAGACCCACTGACTTTGGCGCATTGAGAAACACCTTTTCTTGGAGAGGTTTTAACCTTTCAGTAAATATTTCTTATCGTTTTGGCTATTACTATCGAAGAGCTTCTATTGATTATTTCAGCCTGATGAGAGGAACTATAGGCCATGGGGATTATGAAGCCAGATGGAAAGTTCCCGGTGACGAATTGATTACCGATGTCCCTTCCTTACCTACTTCAGCAAGTACACCGAGGCATTTGTTTTACTCCAATTCAGCTGTGCTGATTGAAAAGGGTGACCATATCAGGTTGCAGGATATCCGCTTTGGATATGCTCTCAACCCTAGCCGAATAAGGTGGTTGCCCTTTGCAGATGCCGAAATCTATGGCTATGCCAATAATCTGGGAATCATTTGGAAAGCCAGTGGCGATCCCCTAGATCCGGATTTTCAAACAACTGCACCGTTAAAAACCTTTGCTCTGGGACTTAGAATAGACTTCTAAAAAACGGGTGGCAAGATCAAAACACAGCTCATACTAAAACATCAAAAAATGAAAAATAAAACCAATACGCTTATCCTGATACTCTCATTTTGCGGGATTTTTTCTTGCAATGGGTTTCTGGATGAAAAACCTGATAAATCTATTTTAGTGCCTCAGACAGCGAGCGAGTTTGAGGCATTGATTGACAACTTTGACCGGATTAATTCCACCCCTGTGCTTCCTTTCATCTACGCAGATGATTATTGGACTACCCCATCGAACTGGAACAACTTTGCTCCGTGGGTTCAAAATGCATACAAATGGTCTAATGACCCCTATCTGCCAAATGAGTCTACGCTGGATTTCTCCATCCTTTACCGGAAAATCTTTACCTGTAATGTGGTACTGGACAAAGTATATGAAAACCCACCCTGGAAACAGGAGGAAATTGACAGGATGAAAGCTAAAGCGCTTTTTTGGAAGGCTCATGGGTATTACGAACTTGCAGTTTTGTTTCTTCCTATTCCTGATAAAAGAGGAGATTCTGAAGAATTTAAAATTCCCTTCAGGAATACAGGGACTTTTGGGCCACTTACAGAATGGAGGTCCGCTTCAGAATTATTCCCGGTCATATTGGCTGACTTGGAAGAGGCTTTAAAGTTTCTTCCCGGACAAACCCAATACCCAACACAACCTAGCCGTTTCGCCGCACACGCTTTGTTGGCCAGAATTAATCTTTAATTAGGTAAATATGAGCAGGCCTATTTTCATGGGACGCAGGCGCACAATGGTGGTTTTTCTTTGATAGACTATTCAGAATTGAATATGGATGCTCCGTTTCCTGTAAGTATTTTTAATTCCGAAACCATTCTGTTTACCAATATGGTTGCACAAAGTACTGTGTCTGGGAATAACGTTGCGTTTGTAAATCCGGAACTGGTAAATAGCTATTTGGAAGAGGATCTCCGAGCTGGTTTTTTAGTGAACAATGCGGCTAACAATTCCTATTTCAAGGGAAGTTATACATCCAGGCAGGATGTTTTTACAGGAGTGGCACTGGATGAAATCCTACTGATTTTGGCGGAAAGTATGGTTAGGCAGGATAGGATAGATGAAGGTGTTAACTATCTTAATCAGTTACTAATGCAAAGATTCAGAGATTTTATACCCTATACGGCGAATTCTAAAACAGATGCGTTAGGATTGATCTTAGATGCCAGAAGAAAATCTCTGGTTTTTCGGGGGCAGCGCTGGGCAGACCTAAAAAGGTTGAGCGTGTTGGGCTCAGAACCTGAAACCTTAACCAGACAGATAGAAAATGATGTGGTGAATTTCACAGTCAGTATGGAGAATATGATTCTAAAAATCCCACAAAGAGAGATTGAT from Algoriphagus sp. NG3 encodes the following:
- a CDS encoding SusC/RagA family TonB-linked outer membrane protein, whose translation is MDKKLQILILILVWSLSASAQEALFPLKGKIISKEDKSPLPGALVTLDDKKQIIIADESGQFSLETIEGTHSIEVTYLGMVTFITSVTFPIQDELIVELEPDLTALQEVTVMSTGYQDVPAERVTGSFSTLNKELINRRVSTNLIDRLEDVTPGVAFNRGPHTGRDQLSIRGRSTLFAETQPLIVVDNFPYDGPLESINPNDIEQITVLKDAAAASIWGARAGNGVIVITTKNGVKSSAPKVTLNSNVNSFQERDLDYVPQMNMGDFVEIQRQLFQSGFYNSQELNPSKNALPEVVEILIAQREGSLTPNEAESLLETLKVQDIRTDLRRYYYRPALNQQHSLAVSGGSNSHTYQFGLGYDRNLQGTEGNRDERWTLQSKQQWSFLKDRLQWSLGLYLSKAADIAQTKVPQSNPYTRLADDTGEPVPIYSNLSSRYLSSLDNPGLLDWYNVPLSEIGTLDYRNDRLDARFQTGLKLKIVNGLHVETSYQYWINKGRNRERNPVETYFSRDLINRFSQLDEDGVLSKPIPEGDILDMSETVAYSHTLRGMVSYVKYWNTDHRLSLLAGTEVRDLKSESNGMRYYGYNDLLGTSAAVDYLNRYPMFYNPSVNTTIDHGNFHRGLTDRFISFYGNAGYTYKRKWDVTASVRKDQSNFFGVDANRRGVPLWSTGLGWILSEESFASFLNGAYFKWKGSYGYSGNLDKSLSGRMTASYFNQPSNRYVPNIPGAQIVNPPNPNLRWEKVGIFNTGFEFESKSGKISAGVEYFSKRGTDLIGEFEVAPSLGFFRIQGNYAETLTKGLDMVFSGDWLKGDLQWRSDLFYSKVKDQVERVDVTQTAGNLINSFYNATPIPVEGKPLFAVYSYDWAGLNPDNGNPMGVVDGEPSENYISILNTATPESLQYHGPSRPTDFGALRNTFSWRGFNLSVNISYRFGYYYRRASIDYFSLMRGTIGHGDYEARWKVPGDELITDVPSLPTSASTPRHLFYSNSAVLIEKGDHIRLQDIRFGYALNPSRIRWLPFADAEIYGYANNLGIIWKASGDPLDPDFQTTAPLKTFALGLRIDF
- a CDS encoding RagB/SusD family nutrient uptake outer membrane protein; amino-acid sequence: MIDYSELNMDAPFPVSIFNSETILFTNMVAQSTVSGNNVAFVNPELVNSYLEEDLRAGFLVNNAANNSYFKGSYTSRQDVFTGVALDEILLILAESMVRQDRIDEGVNYLNQLLMQRFRDFIPYTANSKTDALGLILDARRKSLVFRGQRWADLKRLSVLGSEPETLTRQIENDVVNFTVSMENMILKIPQREIDLQ
- a CDS encoding AbiJ-NTD4 domain-containing protein, with the translated sequence MRFSERIGKKQIKSEIQIDSMDSELRIGIWNVFYLYIIKPLEKENYITESVFKNLVNRVWFSFFKEAMDQIPIYTGDIAIILKERFFSWDYLGVYDFIDFIASHKDPSINYEGFSDSINFILKRELSGYRIVSGSLAPITDELEISEIEKAVSNAGSLNLIGVKTHLSEALKKLSDKKVPDYRNSVKESISAVESICQIITGDPKAELGKALKLISKKLPIHGALEQGFIKIYGYSSDADGIRHALLEESTLDQEDALYMLISCSSFINYLIIKCNKQGIQLSTVS
- a CDS encoding RagB/SusD family nutrient uptake outer membrane protein — translated: MKNKTNTLILILSFCGIFSCNGFLDEKPDKSILVPQTASEFEALIDNFDRINSTPVLPFIYADDYWTTPSNWNNFAPWVQNAYKWSNDPYLPNESTLDFSILYRKIFTCNVVLDKVYENPPWKQEEIDRMKAKALFWKAHGYYELAVLFLPIPDKRGDSEEFKIPFRNTGTFGPLTEWRSASELFPVILADLEEALKFLPGQTQYPTQPSRFAAHALLARINL
- a CDS encoding TlpA disulfide reductase family protein, producing the protein MKKLILICLVVPIAIGIPTSTLPAQVADSPGADFLHRSMPQLSPEQGGTHRGGDARPDTLPEKNGLVDHSGTQGQEGGGSSASKGDSANVAANVETPSETLSIEGDSTASKKTVFYLELPAELAADTLWLTYWEQFLEDNKELTPGTTIPLIGYRGDFFQGNMGYKAYAWSPDSTSKPIFFKIRNNRKWLFNTYTILQGDQIRVRKELSTGQTYFLGSSADFFRTQDLISSLAETQKLKAHPLMISNNPSRLISDSATNRSYQQASKLPEALYPAMVFEAPGLDDVSLVDSILAIPLSESDVIRMLAQIPPMDAEKQAWIAQRAWGEALSLSLSRLTLGKEYLKEPDYRRQYELWRSGIPVLPIGQSIEPLYLQANYELALLDAFVSGKSLAQAVESYPVSLKDHIVGRYLVNSFRRNEGGQASSLQTGLDLIKTPWIREKLLSIQAAFLPGAPFNPGSLTDLHDQPFQLQQFEGKSLLISFWISGCKFCMKYYQNTLKEVYEQFADREDLVFISVNADPNTDYWKNNLASGNYAHPDMVNLHQDAGTGLLKEYGISSFPQKLLIGDDFRIFLLTNTQYSTGQLSQLLETMTGKDAPHSVSKLN
- a CDS encoding helix-turn-helix transcriptional regulator gives rise to the protein MELEEKDQLIIQLGGKLKELKIKSKLSYRQLAQRCDLDHADIKKYENGVDIRFTTIIELAKAYGVHPMEILNLDYKIDFNKTN